In a genomic window of Scheffersomyces stipitis CBS 6054 chromosome 4, complete sequence:
- the DAL8 gene encoding allantoate permease (allantoate permease Permease of the major facilitator superfamily), with the protein MSKVVEVEDSTNDSASFGSDKKGKTVEVKEELLTESELAGYNLYEKAQEINSEEEQAISKKLLWKVDRRIVPLLCITYTLQFLDKLSLNYAAAYSLKEDLNLIGQRYSWVAAIFNFGYLFWALPGNYIIQRVPVAKYTGFMLFSWSIILIGHIGLKNYGGALVIRFILGMFEASISPSCMNICSSFYTVKHQPIRMCIFLSFNGVATMVGALLGFALGHATNSSLKPWKLIFMVIGLMNFVWSLIFLWLCPDSPDKAKFLTEEERAILVKEVASNNQGLRDVKFKKHQAIEAISDVGVWILAFVGLACGVINGGSSNFSSALIKGFGFSGLQATALQLPTGAIELVVVAATGFAVFSFKNTRTVALFLICIPPLGGLIGIHVISLEHKWSLVGCTWLQFIIGGPVILCWILLNANVSGSSKKTIANGLWFAFYASGNIIGANVFYTYEAPKYRSGMIALMTCYCGIMVLAVAYRGLLTFRNKKKMEEQGEMTPEMEEQAILDGFKGLTDFENSGFRYVL; encoded by the coding sequence ATGTCTAaggttgttgaagttgaagattctaCAAACGATTCTGCTTCGTTCGGCTCAGATAAGAAGGGCAAAACTGTCGAAGTTAAAGAGGAGCTTTTAACTGAAAGTGAGCTCGCTGGGTATAATTTATATGAAAAAGCccaagaaatcaattcGGAAGAAGAGCAGGCAATCAGCAAAAAGTTACTTTGGAAGGTAGATAGAAGAATCGTCCCCTTATTATGTATCACTTATACATTGCAATTCTTGGATAAGTTGTCTCTTAACTATGCTGCCGCCTATTCTCTAAAAGAGgatttgaacttgattggCCAACGTTATTCGTGGGTTGCTGctatcttcaattttggGTACTTGTTCTGGGCTCTTCCTGGCAATTATATCATTCAGAGAGTTCCTGTAGCCAAATATACTGGCTTCATGTTGTTCTCCTGGTCTATTATCTTGATTGGTCACATCGGTTTGAAAAACTATGGGGGAGCTTTGGTTATCAGATTCATTCTTGGGATGTTTGAAGCGCTGATTAGTCCTTCTTGTATGAACATCTGCAGTTCGTTCTACACCGTTAAACACCAGCCAATCAGAATGTGTATCTTCCTCTCGTTCAACGGTGTAGCTACCATGGTTGGAGCTCTCTTGGGTTTTGCCTTGGGTCATGCCACCAACTCTAGCTTGAAACCATGGAAGCTTATATTTATGGTCATTGGACTCATGAACTTTGTGTGGTCCTTGATCTTCCTCTGGTTGTGTCCTGATTCTCCAGATAAAGCCAAATTCTTGACTGAAGAGGAGAGAGCAATCTTAGTCAAAGAAGTAGCCTCCAATAACCAGGGTCTTAGAGATGTtaaattcaagaaacacCAGGCTATAGAAGCTATTAGTGATGTTGGGGTTTGGATATTGGCATTTGTTGGTTTGGCTTGTGGAGTGATTAACGGAGGAAgttccaacttctcttctgcTTTGATTAAAGGGTTCGGTTTCTCTGGTTTGCAAGCAACTGCGCTTCAATTACCAACAGGTGCGATTGAATTAGTAGTAGTGGCCGCTACTGGTTTTGCTGTATTCAGTTTTAAGAATACTAGAACTGTTGCCTTGTTCCTCATTTGTATTCCTCCATTGGGTGGTTTAATAGGAATTCACGTCATTTCTTTGGAACATAAGTGGTCTTTGGTTGGTTGTACTTGGCTTCAATTCATCATTGGAGGTCCAGTCATCTTGTGTTGGATCTTGTTAAATGCAAATGTTTCAggttcttcaaagaagacaataGCAAATGGCTTATGGTTTGCTTTCTACGCTTCAGGGAACATCATTGGTGCCAATGTTTTTTATACTTACGAGGCTCCAAAATATCGTAGTGGTATGATTGCCTTGATGACATGCTACTGTGGTATAATGGTTTTGGCTGTGGCGTACAGAGGTTTGCTTACgttcagaaacaagaagaaaatggaagaacAGGGTGAAATGACACCGGAAATGGAAGAACAAGCTATTCTTGACGGGTTCAAGGGCTTGACTGATTTCGAAAACTCTGGTTTCCGTTATGTATTATGA
- the ZRT2.2 gene encoding low affinity zinc transporter (go_function metal ion transporter activity~go_component membrane~go_process metal ion transport) — protein MEDTCPTDNEFNGQHMKARIASVFVIMIVSGIGSFLPLISSKCPSLNVPPTVFFIIRYVGTGVILATAFIHLLAEGIESLTNECLGGIFEDYSWGAGIALIGVWGMFLFDLVARRIIRNRNSNASIDSIGCCTHVALCPNSENVANTLSKGNNSLTREIDIQILNVFILEIGIVFHSVFVGLALAIAGDDFIGLFIAISFHQLLEGLGLGARFAMAKWPKGKEHYPWLLSTAFTLVTPISIAVGLGVRKSYPPGSRIALITNGIFDSLCSGVLIYNSLVELMAYDFMYSQEFEEDEYISRQLWAFLCLSIGAFAMALLGYWA, from the exons ATGGAAGATACTTGCCCAACAGACAACGAATTCAACGGTCAACACATGAAGGCACGTATTGCTTCTGTATTTGTGATTATGATCGTTTCAGGCATTGGATCCTTTCTTCCtttaatttcttcaaagtgCCCTTCGCTAAATGTTCCACCAACCGTTTTCTTTATCATTAGATATGTTGGCACAGGTGTCATTTTGGCTACTGCTTTTATTCATTTGCTTGCAGAGGGGATCGAATCTCTTACAAATGAGTGCTTGGGAGGAATTTTTGAAGACTATTCTTGGGGAGCCGGTATTGCTTTGATTGGAGTTTGGGGCATGTTCTTATTCGACCTCGTCGCCAGGAGAATTATTAGAAACAGAAACTCCAATGCAAGCATTGACAGCATTGGATGCTGTACCCACGTTGCACTATGTCCTAATAGTGAAAATGTTGCTAATACGTTAAGTAAGGGCAACAATTCACTTACTCGCGAAATTGA CATTCAGATCTTGAATGTCTTTATATTAGAAATAGGTATTGTTTTCCACTCTGTATTTGTTGGTTTAGCATTGGCTATTGCTGGTGACGACTTTATTGGTCTATTCATTGCTATttctttccatcaacttttGGAAGGCTTGGGTTTGGGAGCTCGTTTTGCTATGGCAAAATGGCccaaaggaaaagaacatTACCCATGGCTATTGTCCACTGCATTCACTTTGGTAACACCCATTTCAATAGCTGTCGGACTCGGAGTTAGAAAGTCTTATCCTCCAGGCTCTAGAATTGCTCTTATTACCAACGGTATTTTCGACTCTCTTTGTTCGGGTGTTTTAATTTACAACAGTTTGGTTGAGCTCATGGCTTACGATTTCATGTATTCCCAGgagtttgaagaagatgagtATATTTCCAGGCAACTCTGGGCTTTCCTCTGCCTCTCTATTGGAGCCTTTGCTATGGCATTATTAGGATACTGGGCATAA